One segment of Clostridium botulinum DNA contains the following:
- the pstB gene encoding phosphate ABC transporter ATP-binding protein PstB: MSIIKTKNLNLYYAENQALKDINMNINKNEVTALIGPSGCGKSTFLRTLNRMNDLIDIVRITGEVLFEDKDIYKDYDEIYLRKRVGMVFQRPNPFPMSIYDNIAYGPRIHGTKDKKILDEIVENSLKGAALWDETKDRLKKSAMGLSGGQQQRLCIARTLAVSPEIILMDEPTSALDPISTNKTEELIEQLKKDYTVVIVTHNMQQAGRIADKTAFFLSGEVIEFGKTEDIFYNPRDKRTEDYITGRFG; the protein is encoded by the coding sequence ATGAGTATTATAAAAACTAAGAATTTAAATTTGTATTATGCTGAAAATCAAGCGCTAAAAGATATAAATATGAATATAAATAAAAATGAAGTTACAGCATTAATAGGACCATCTGGATGTGGTAAATCAACTTTTTTAAGAACCTTAAACAGAATGAATGATTTGATTGATATAGTTAGAATAACTGGAGAGGTTTTGTTTGAAGATAAAGACATATATAAAGATTACGATGAAATATATTTAAGGAAAAGAGTAGGTATGGTGTTTCAAAGACCTAATCCATTTCCAATGTCTATTTATGATAACATAGCATACGGTCCAAGAATTCATGGAACTAAAGATAAAAAAATATTAGATGAAATTGTTGAAAATAGTTTAAAGGGAGCAGCTCTTTGGGATGAAACAAAAGATAGACTAAAAAAAAGTGCTATGGGATTATCAGGAGGTCAACAACAAAGATTATGCATTGCAAGAACATTAGCAGTTTCTCCAGAAATTATTTTAATGGATGAACCAACATCAGCATTAGATCCAATTTCGACAAATAAAACAGAAGAACTAATAGAACAACTGAAAAAAGATTACACAGTAGTTATAGTAACTCATAATATGCAACAAGCAGGAAGAATAGCAGATAAAACAGCATTCTTTTTAAGTGGAGAAGTCATAGAATTTGGAAAAACGGAAGATATATTCTATAATCCTAGGGATAAAAGAACAGAAGATTATATAACTGGTAGATTCGGCTAA
- a CDS encoding radical SAM protein: MKNIITKVEKYSIAEEVGIEVNDSLISINQTPIGDIMDYKFLSADEEIVLEIEKTNGEIWEIEIEKEYGEDIGLEFGGGIMDKAKRCSNKCIFCFIDQLPPGMRDTLYFKDDDSRLSFLQGNFVTLTNMKEEDIDRIIKYHISPINVSVHTTNPELRVKMLKNRFAGNILERLKKLTDAGITINAQVVCIPSINNGDELKRTIKDLYNFYPFVASVAVVPIGITKFREKLQHVKTFTKEQSKKEIDMVKELQDKFIKEVNEPFVRLSDEFYIVSGKEVPSSQFYKGYEQLEDGVGVVRYFKDIIDDTLNDLDENSKGSFSIATGALAYKELIKARDKILKKNPNIKLDVYKVINDYFGETITITGLLTGTDIINQLKGKINTKYLLMADCMFRKGYELSDSSEQIMLDDLKIRDIEEALDVKVIVTDYTGEDLISILNEYKEEF, encoded by the coding sequence ATGAAAAATATTATAACAAAAGTAGAAAAATACAGTATTGCTGAAGAAGTAGGAATAGAAGTAAATGATAGTTTAATATCTATTAATCAAACTCCAATAGGCGATATTATGGATTATAAATTCTTGTCAGCAGATGAGGAAATAGTTTTAGAAATAGAAAAAACAAATGGCGAAATTTGGGAAATAGAAATAGAAAAAGAATATGGAGAAGATATAGGCCTTGAATTCGGTGGGGGGATAATGGATAAAGCAAAAAGATGTAGCAATAAATGCATTTTTTGTTTTATAGATCAATTACCACCTGGAATGAGAGATACTTTATATTTTAAAGATGATGATTCTAGATTATCTTTTCTTCAAGGAAATTTTGTTACATTAACTAATATGAAGGAAGAAGATATCGATAGAATAATAAAATATCATATAAGTCCAATTAATGTATCAGTACATACAACAAACCCAGAACTTAGGGTTAAAATGTTGAAAAATAGATTCGCAGGAAACATATTAGAGCGTTTAAAAAAATTAACGGATGCAGGAATTACAATAAATGCTCAAGTAGTATGTATACCGAGCATAAATAATGGAGATGAATTAAAGAGAACTATAAAAGACTTATATAATTTTTATCCATTTGTAGCTAGCGTTGCTGTTGTTCCAATAGGAATAACTAAATTTAGAGAAAAACTTCAACATGTAAAGACATTTACTAAAGAGCAGTCTAAAAAAGAAATAGATATGGTTAAAGAACTTCAAGATAAATTTATAAAAGAAGTAAATGAACCTTTTGTAAGATTATCAGATGAATTTTATATAGTTTCAGGCAAAGAAGTTCCAAGTAGTCAATTCTATAAAGGATATGAACAATTAGAAGATGGTGTAGGTGTTGTAAGATACTTTAAAGATATTATAGATGACACATTAAATGATTTAGATGAAAATTCTAAAGGGAGTTTTTCAATAGCAACAGGTGCTTTGGCTTATAAAGAGCTTATAAAAGCTAGAGATAAAATTTTGAAAAAAAATCCTAATATCAAATTAGATGTATACAAAGTAATAAATGATTATTTTGGAGAAACAATAACTATAACAGGGCTTTTAACTGGAACTGATATAATAAACCAACTAAAAGGAAAAATAAATACTAAGTATTTATTAATGGCTGATTGTATGTTTAGAAAAGGATATGAATTATCTGATTCCAGTGAGCAAATTATGTTGGATGATTTAAAAATTAGAGATATTGAAGAAGCTTTAGATGTAAAAGTTATAGTAACAGATTACACAGGAGAAGATTTAATTAGTATATTAAATGAATATAAGGAGGAATTTTAA
- the pstC gene encoding phosphate ABC transporter permease subunit PstC codes for MKKRSFKERLKNEYLGQGFATLCGILIIVITGLILLFIASKGIKSFTQNGYSITDFLFKNNWKPNQEQPSFGALAFILGSTCVSIGAVILSAPIAIALAIFTNIISSKFGNKVIKPSLEILVGIPSVVYGWVGISVLVPFIKNNVGGMGFSLLSGILVLSLMILPTIATLAIDAIKNIPNDHIEASYGLGATRWQTISRVIVPGAKTGILTGVVLGIARAFGEALAVQMVIGNTVKLPDGLLSSMSTLTSIITMDMANTVGGTLWNDALWTLALILLVISFIFILIVRKIEKRSAV; via the coding sequence ATGAAAAAGAGAAGTTTTAAGGAAAGGCTTAAAAATGAATATTTGGGTCAAGGCTTTGCAACTCTATGTGGAATACTAATAATAGTGATTACAGGCTTGATATTGTTATTTATAGCTTCGAAGGGAATCAAATCATTTACTCAAAATGGATATAGTATAACTGATTTTTTATTTAAAAATAATTGGAAACCAAATCAAGAACAGCCTTCCTTTGGAGCTTTAGCATTCATCTTAGGTTCCACATGTGTGTCAATAGGAGCTGTAATATTAAGTGCTCCTATTGCTATTGCACTAGCTATTTTTACTAATATTATTTCTAGTAAATTTGGTAATAAGGTGATAAAGCCATCATTAGAAATATTAGTTGGAATACCATCAGTTGTTTATGGTTGGGTTGGAATATCTGTATTAGTACCATTTATAAAAAATAATGTTGGAGGAATGGGATTTTCACTTTTATCAGGAATATTAGTTTTATCATTGATGATTTTACCTACAATTGCAACATTAGCTATAGATGCAATAAAGAATATACCAAATGATCATATAGAGGCTTCTTATGGATTAGGAGCTACTAGGTGGCAAACAATAAGTAGAGTAATAGTTCCAGGAGCTAAAACTGGAATCTTAACTGGTGTAGTATTAGGTATAGCAAGAGCTTTTGGAGAAGCACTTGCAGTGCAAATGGTGATTGGTAATACGGTTAAATTACCAGATGGACTTCTTTCTTCAATGTCCACTTTAACTAGTATTATAACAATGGATATGGCAAATACTGTGGGCGGTACATTGTGGAATGATGCATTATGGACCTTAGCATTGATCTTACTTGTTATTTCATTTATTTTTATACTAATAGTTAGAAAGATAGAAAAAAGGAGTGCAGTATAA
- the pgeF gene encoding peptidoglycan editing factor PgeF, whose protein sequence is MIIELDNVAKIVFSNAEFNRSFNKNTDEGVKQLESLKCKFNVNEVIYLNQVHSDNIFIYNNNNITNKEGDAIITDNRNVIIGVFTADCVPIILVDPIKKVCAAIHSGWRGTFNSITLKTIEKMKNEFNCNAKNIKVYIGPHIRSCCYEISDELKEKFLKKKKEIKEANLFNKKNLNLEECILNDLSNSGVKEENINTLDLCTYCSEEIKLHSYRKSNGNYGRMFTFIILE, encoded by the coding sequence ATGATAATAGAGTTGGATAATGTTGCTAAAATAGTGTTTTCAAATGCAGAATTTAATAGGAGTTTTAATAAGAATACTGATGAAGGAGTTAAGCAATTAGAATCACTTAAGTGTAAATTTAATGTTAATGAAGTAATATATTTAAATCAAGTACATAGTGATAATATATTTATTTATAACAACAATAATATTACAAATAAAGAAGGTGATGCAATAATAACAGACAATAGAAATGTTATTATTGGAGTTTTTACTGCGGATTGTGTTCCTATTATATTAGTAGATCCAATTAAAAAAGTATGTGCAGCCATTCATAGCGGTTGGAGAGGAACATTTAATTCTATTACTTTAAAAACAATAGAGAAGATGAAAAATGAATTTAATTGCAATGCTAAAAATATTAAAGTTTATATAGGGCCTCATATAAGAAGCTGTTGCTATGAGATATCGGATGAACTAAAAGAAAAGTTTTTAAAGAAAAAGAAAGAAATTAAAGAAGCTAATCTATTTAATAAAAAGAATTTAAATTTAGAAGAATGTATATTAAACGATTTGAGTAATTCAGGAGTTAAAGAAGAAAACATAAATACTTTAGATTTATGCACATATTGTAGTGAAGAGATTAAATTACATTCATATAGAAAATCAAATGGAAATTATGGTAGGATGTTTACTTTTATAATTTTAGAATAA
- the phoU gene encoding phosphate signaling complex protein PhoU, with amino-acid sequence MTRESQDARIKGINRQLSKMTSLVEKQIYDSMISLKNHDSKMADKVIACDDKVDDLQKIIEEDCIKFIAMEQPLATDLRRVFTASKIVTDLERMADHAVDICKITKRLDKVIFEENISELWDMEVRVREMINLSIDAYIKDDVDFAYKVCKMDDAIDDLYKRLFTVCISEIKKNENLINQGTQLLFVIKYLERIADHVTNICEWTIFSKNGTYVDLNE; translated from the coding sequence ATGACAAGAGAATCTCAAGATGCAAGAATTAAAGGTATTAATAGACAACTATCCAAAATGACAAGCTTAGTGGAAAAACAGATATATGATAGTATGATTTCGTTGAAAAATCATGATTCAAAAATGGCAGATAAAGTTATAGCGTGTGACGATAAAGTAGATGATTTGCAAAAGATAATAGAAGAAGATTGTATAAAGTTTATAGCAATGGAGCAACCACTTGCTACAGATTTAAGGAGAGTTTTTACAGCATCTAAAATAGTAACTGATTTAGAAAGAATGGCAGATCATGCAGTAGATATATGTAAAATTACTAAGAGATTAGACAAAGTTATATTTGAGGAAAATATAAGTGAGCTATGGGATATGGAAGTAAGGGTCAGAGAAATGATTAATCTGTCAATAGATGCATATATAAAAGATGATGTTGATTTTGCATACAAGGTATGTAAAATGGATGATGCAATAGATGATTTATATAAAAGATTATTTACAGTTTGTATAAGTGAAATTAAAAAGAATGAAAATTTAATTAATCAAGGTACTCAATTATTATTTGTAATAAAGTATCTTGAGAGAATAGCAGATCATGTTACTAACATATGTGAATGGACTATTTTTTCAAAAAATGGAACTTATGTAGATTTAAATGAATAA
- the pstA gene encoding phosphate ABC transporter permease PstA, translating to MNAKRVDKIATVVFYIISIFIVGLLGAFILYILYRGGNMIKPSFLFGKPKLTGAGGGIGPQLFNSFYMLIVSLIITVPIGIGAGIYLAEYAKEGKFLNVIRMSLETISSLPSIVIGMFGLLVFVNMAGWGYSILAGAISVSILNIPSMTRISENAIKAASKKVKEASLGLGASKWQTIAKLTVPTAMSEILTGIILSAGRIFGEAAAFLYTAGLSSGALNFNQISLVGNKSAFSLFRPAETLAVHIWKLNSEGIVVDAAQIANGTASVLIIAVLLFNILARLIGNRLMKSYGGK from the coding sequence ATGAATGCTAAAAGAGTTGATAAAATAGCTACCGTAGTATTTTATATAATAAGCATATTTATAGTAGGATTGTTAGGAGCGTTCATTCTTTATATATTATATAGAGGTGGAAATATGATAAAACCTTCATTCTTATTTGGAAAACCTAAATTAACAGGAGCTGGTGGAGGCATAGGTCCACAGTTGTTTAATTCATTTTATATGCTTATTGTTTCGTTGATAATAACAGTACCAATAGGAATAGGTGCAGGGATATATTTAGCTGAATATGCGAAAGAAGGGAAATTTTTAAATGTAATAAGAATGTCTCTTGAAACAATTTCATCATTACCATCTATAGTTATAGGTATGTTTGGATTATTAGTGTTTGTTAATATGGCAGGTTGGGGATATTCAATACTTGCTGGAGCCATATCAGTTAGTATATTAAATATACCATCTATGACTAGAATTTCAGAAAATGCAATAAAGGCAGCTAGTAAGAAGGTAAAAGAAGCTTCTTTAGGTCTTGGAGCAAGTAAATGGCAAACAATAGCTAAACTTACAGTGCCTACAGCCATGAGTGAGATTTTAACTGGAATAATATTATCAGCAGGAAGAATTTTTGGAGAAGCAGCAGCTTTTTTATATACAGCAGGATTAAGTTCAGGAGCTTTGAATTTTAACCAAATAAGTTTAGTTGGAAATAAATCAGCATTTTCTCTTTTTAGACCAGCGGAAACTTTAGCAGTACACATTTGGAAATTAAATTCTGAAGGCATAGTGGTAGATGCAGCTCAAATTGCTAACGGAACAGCCTCAGTTCTTATTATAGCAGTTCTTTTATTTAATATTTTAGCTAGGTTAATAGGAAATAGATTAATGAAATCTTATGGTGGAAAGTAG
- a CDS encoding phosphate ABC transporter substrate-binding protein, whose amino-acid sequence MKKNTLKLIVSALLITMIGGSVVGCGTGDNSSDADNGTSGSITVSGSSALLPLMEQSIEKFNEINSEAEISAQAGGSGTGLTQVLEGTVDIGNSDIFAEEKLDEEQAKELVDHKVIAQGFGVVVNKSLGVADLSKEQLKGIFSGKITNWKEVGGIDKEIFLIHRKSGSGTRGTFENKILDGDKSLENDSLGAVQDSNGAVLTAMKQNDGAISYLALSYMNTAEAKELLQVTSIDGVSAQNENIKNGSYPFWSWGHMYTKGEAEGLSKEFINFITSEDNKESIENLGFISGAEIKEK is encoded by the coding sequence ATGAAAAAAAATACTTTAAAGCTTATAGTCAGTGCATTATTAATAACTATGATTGGAGGAAGTGTAGTTGGATGTGGAACTGGAGATAACTCAAGTGATGCAGACAATGGAACTAGTGGATCAATAACAGTGAGTGGATCATCAGCATTATTACCATTAATGGAACAATCAATTGAAAAATTTAATGAAATAAATTCTGAGGCAGAAATAAGTGCGCAAGCAGGTGGCTCAGGTACAGGTCTTACTCAAGTTTTAGAAGGAACGGTTGATATTGGAAATTCAGATATATTTGCAGAAGAAAAATTAGATGAAGAACAAGCTAAAGAGCTAGTCGATCATAAAGTTATAGCTCAAGGTTTTGGAGTTGTTGTGAATAAATCATTAGGAGTTGCAGATTTAAGTAAAGAGCAATTAAAAGGTATATTCTCAGGAAAGATAACAAATTGGAAAGAAGTTGGAGGAATAGATAAAGAAATATTCTTAATTCATAGAAAATCAGGATCAGGAACAAGAGGTACATTTGAAAATAAAATATTAGATGGAGATAAGTCATTAGAAAATGATTCATTAGGAGCGGTACAAGATTCAAATGGTGCAGTTCTTACTGCAATGAAACAAAATGATGGTGCAATAAGCTATTTAGCTCTTTCTTATATGAATACAGCTGAAGCTAAAGAATTATTGCAAGTTACTAGTATTGATGGTGTATCAGCACAAAATGAAAATATAAAGAATGGAAGTTATCCTTTCTGGTCATGGGGACATATGTATACAAAAGGTGAAGCAGAAGGATTAAGTAAAGAATTTATAAACTTTATAACAAGTGAAGATAATAAAGAAAGTATAGAAAATTTAGGGTTTATCTCAGGAGCTGAAATAAAAGAAAAATAA
- a CDS encoding winged helix-turn-helix domain-containing protein, translating into MSDEKILIVDDEEHIIELLKFNLINAGYKVISANNGIDALKIAKAENPKLILLDLMLPGLDGFDVCKEVKKNKETQNISIIMLTAKGEEIDKILGLELGADDYITKPFSVRELLARVKAVLRRTYPGVDIEENSYESQGLKIDFDRHEVFINNQKIELTLKEFDLLKILIKNKGKILQRETLLDKIWGYEYIGETRTVDVHIRYLRKKIEEDDKNPKFIETIRGVGYRFNPIDK; encoded by the coding sequence ATGTCTGATGAAAAAATATTAATAGTAGATGATGAGGAACATATAATAGAATTATTAAAGTTCAATTTGATAAATGCTGGATACAAGGTTATTTCTGCGAACAATGGTATAGATGCGCTTAAAATAGCAAAGGCTGAAAATCCTAAATTAATATTATTAGATTTAATGTTACCAGGATTAGATGGTTTTGATGTTTGTAAAGAAGTAAAGAAGAATAAGGAAACTCAAAATATATCTATAATAATGTTGACAGCAAAAGGAGAGGAAATTGATAAAATATTAGGTTTAGAATTAGGTGCCGATGACTATATAACTAAACCATTTTCTGTAAGAGAATTGCTAGCACGAGTTAAAGCGGTTCTTAGGAGGACTTATCCTGGTGTAGATATTGAAGAAAATTCATATGAGTCTCAAGGTCTTAAAATAGACTTTGATAGACATGAGGTTTTTATTAACAATCAAAAAATTGAGTTAACTTTAAAGGAATTTGATCTTTTAAAGATATTGATAAAAAATAAAGGAAAAATTCTTCAAAGAGAAACTCTATTAGATAAAATATGGGGATATGAATATATAGGTGAAACTAGAACTGTAGATGTACATATAAGATATTTGAGAAAGAAGATAGAAGAGGATGATAAAAATCCTAAATTTATAGAAACAATTAGAGGAGTAGGTTATAGATTTAACCCAATTGATAAATAA
- the sigG gene encoding RNA polymerase sporulation sigma factor SigG: MIINKVEICGVNTSKLPMLKEKEKKQLLLALKKGDLSARETFIKGNLRLVLSVIQRFNNRGENVDDLFQVGCIGLMKSIDNFDLSQNVKFSTYAVPMIIGEIRRYLRDNNSIRVSRSLRDIAYKALIVRDKFIKDNNREPTISQIAKELELPREEVVFALDAIQDPVSLFEPIYHDGGDAIFVMDQISDSKNTDESWLENISIKEAMKKLTDREKLILNLRFFRGRTQMEVADEIGISQAQVSRLEKTALKHMRKHV, translated from the coding sequence ATGATTATTAATAAGGTGGAAATATGTGGAGTAAATACTTCTAAACTTCCAATGCTTAAAGAGAAAGAAAAAAAACAACTTCTTTTAGCATTAAAAAAAGGAGATTTAAGTGCTAGAGAAACCTTTATAAAAGGCAACCTAAGATTAGTACTTAGTGTTATTCAAAGATTTAATAATAGAGGAGAGAACGTTGATGATTTATTTCAAGTAGGATGTATTGGTTTGATGAAATCAATAGATAATTTTGATTTATCACAAAATGTTAAGTTTTCAACCTATGCAGTGCCTATGATAATAGGGGAAATTAGAAGATATTTAAGAGACAATAATTCTATAAGAGTTAGTAGATCATTAAGAGATATTGCATACAAGGCATTGATAGTAAGAGATAAATTTATAAAAGACAATAATAGAGAGCCGACAATATCTCAAATAGCAAAAGAACTAGAACTACCAAGAGAAGAAGTTGTATTTGCGTTAGATGCAATACAAGACCCGGTATCTTTATTTGAACCAATCTATCATGATGGTGGAGATGCAATATTTGTTATGGATCAAATAAGTGATTCTAAAAATACAGATGAAAGTTGGCTTGAAAATATATCTATAAAAGAAGCCATGAAAAAGCTAACGGATAGAGAAAAATTAATTTTAAATTTAAGGTTTTTTAGGGGAAGAACTCAGATGGAAGTTGCGGATGAAATTGGAATTTCTCAAGCACAAGTATCTAGACTAGAAAAAACTGCTTTAAAGCATATGAGAAAGCATGTTTAA
- a CDS encoding HAMP domain-containing sensor histidine kinase gives MKKKILISSMMTVFFALIIVTSFFVLLSNFQEIRDTKNELRNFNLLIDKIDDLGSLNNIDKQNFKDIKINNVAVRFTLLDGAGAVLYDTENELESNYKEHIEFKQAMENGEGSSTKYSDDYNLNSIYYSTKLNDNLIIVSSVPVNMVKTFQNKNIKYCIGIITVVMFFSISLCLKLIKMIIEPIKDLESVTHKMANGDYRIRAKINSRDELGNLGISFNNMADQLQMKMNEIFDKQTRIESILRSMESGVIAVDNNNVVISINPYAERIFGIKKNILGESIIEYISDYDINTFLEEDYEIDKEIKILHPIERELKIKKSNIINGIEMIGKVITIQDITDIKKLELMRTQFVANVSHELKTPLTSIKGFAETLRYVEDNETREKFLNIIDKESERLSRLINDILVLSSIESNISTPNDEFLPKVIIEDVINMVRKLANNKDINLEFYDDNQELILGDKDKFYQLTLNLVENAIKYSENGSKVKVVSYSKQGYYYLEISDNGIGIPKEDLPRVFERFYRVDKSRKKGGTGLGLAIVKHIVKTFNGDINVKSTLGEGSTFKVRIKYI, from the coding sequence ATGAAAAAGAAAATATTAATATCATCGATGATGACAGTGTTCTTTGCACTAATAATAGTAACCTCTTTTTTTGTATTGTTAAGTAATTTTCAAGAAATTAGAGATACTAAAAATGAGCTTAGAAATTTCAATTTACTTATTGATAAAATAGATGATTTAGGATCATTAAATAATATAGATAAGCAAAATTTTAAGGATATAAAAATAAATAATGTAGCAGTTAGGTTTACGTTGCTTGATGGAGCTGGTGCTGTATTATATGATACAGAGAATGAATTAGAAAGCAATTATAAAGAGCATATAGAGTTTAAACAAGCTATGGAAAATGGAGAAGGATCTTCAACTAAATATAGTGATGATTACAATTTAAATTCAATATATTATTCTACAAAATTAAATGATAATTTAATAATAGTGAGTTCGGTTCCTGTTAATATGGTAAAGACATTTCAAAATAAAAATATAAAGTATTGTATAGGCATAATAACTGTTGTGATGTTTTTTTCTATATCATTATGTTTAAAATTAATAAAAATGATTATTGAACCTATTAAGGATTTAGAATCAGTCACTCATAAAATGGCTAATGGAGATTATAGAATAAGAGCTAAAATAAACAGTAGAGATGAACTTGGAAATCTAGGAATAAGTTTCAATAATATGGCAGATCAGCTTCAGATGAAAATGAATGAAATATTTGATAAACAAACTAGAATTGAATCTATTTTAAGAAGCATGGAGAGCGGTGTTATTGCGGTAGATAACAATAATGTTGTAATATCTATTAATCCTTATGCGGAAAGAATATTTGGTATAAAGAAGAATATTTTAGGTGAATCTATAATTGAATATATTTCTGATTATGATATAAATACTTTTTTAGAAGAAGATTATGAAATAGATAAAGAAATAAAAATACTTCATCCAATAGAAAGAGAATTAAAGATAAAAAAATCAAATATAATAAATGGAATTGAAATGATAGGTAAAGTAATAACCATACAGGATATAACGGACATAAAAAAACTTGAACTTATGAGGACTCAATTTGTTGCAAATGTATCTCATGAGTTAAAAACTCCATTAACATCTATTAAGGGTTTTGCAGAGACTTTAAGATATGTAGAAGATAATGAAACCAGAGAAAAATTTTTAAATATAATAGATAAGGAATCAGAACGATTATCTAGACTTATAAACGATATCTTAGTACTTTCTAGTATTGAAAGTAATATATCAACTCCAAATGATGAGTTTCTTCCTAAAGTTATAATAGAAGATGTTATTAATATGGTGAGAAAGCTTGCTAATAACAAAGATATTAATTTGGAATTTTATGATGATAATCAAGAACTTATACTAGGAGATAAGGACAAGTTTTATCAGTTAACATTAAATTTAGTTGAAAATGCAATAAAATACTCTGAAAATGGATCAAAAGTTAAAGTTGTAAGTTATAGTAAACAAGGATATTATTATTTGGAAATTAGTGATAATGGTATTGGTATCCCTAAAGAAGACTTACCAAGAGTATTTGAAAGATTTTATAGAGTGGATAAGTCACGAAAAAAAGGTGGAACAGGCCTAGGATTGGCAATTGTAAAGCATATAGTTAAAACATTTAATGGTGACATAAACGTAAAAAGTACCTTAGGTGAAGGTAGTACATTTAAAGTGAGAATAAAATATATATAA
- the nrdR gene encoding transcriptional regulator NrdR, whose translation MKCPFCNFEESKVVDSRATDDNTTIRRRRECLNCNKRYTTYEKIEDFPVLVVKKDLTRENFNKEKIINGLIIACQKRPVSRKQIEDIAYEIEKSISNRMVTEIASKDIGEMIMDKLKQVDEISYVRFASVYRQFKDINTFLEEIKNLVVN comes from the coding sequence GTGAAATGTCCATTTTGTAATTTTGAAGAAAGCAAAGTTGTTGATTCCAGAGCAACAGATGATAATACTACAATTAGAAGACGAAGAGAATGCTTAAATTGTAATAAGAGATATACTACTTATGAAAAAATAGAGGATTTTCCTGTTCTTGTTGTAAAAAAAGATTTAACTAGAGAAAACTTTAATAAAGAAAAAATTATTAATGGTCTTATTATTGCTTGTCAAAAAAGACCTGTTTCAAGAAAGCAAATAGAAGATATAGCCTATGAAATAGAAAAATCAATTTCTAATAGAATGGTTACTGAGATTGCATCTAAAGATATAGGCGAGATGATTATGGATAAACTTAAACAAGTTGATGAAATATCATATGTTAGATTTGCATCTGTTTATAGACAGTTTAAGGATATAAATACTTTTTTAGAAGAAATCAAAAATCTCGTAGTTAATTAA
- a CDS encoding YlmC/YmxH family sporulation protein — protein sequence MEAEMYSLNAMRSMEIIDISTGRKLGFIKDFKVNCDENKITSLILPSTTMKSWFLKDDEIEIKWNDIVKVGVDVILVKSNDITEYDSNNG from the coding sequence ATGGAAGCGGAAATGTATTCACTTAATGCAATGAGATCTATGGAAATAATAGATATATCTACAGGCCGTAAGCTTGGTTTTATAAAAGATTTTAAAGTTAATTGTGATGAAAATAAAATAACGTCATTAATTTTACCAAGCACAACTATGAAGTCTTGGTTTTTAAAAGATGATGAAATAGAAATTAAGTGGAATGATATAGTAAAAGTTGGAGTTGATGTTATATTAGTTAAATCTAATGATATTACAGAATATGATTCGAATAATGGGTAG